CCGGTCGATAGCCCTGTTCCGCGGAATGGACGGCAAGTTGCGCGCGTTGGAAAATCGCTGCGCTCACCGGCAGTTGAAGCTTTCGGCCGGCGAGGTCGAGGGCTGCAATCTGGTCTGCGCGTATCACGGATGGGGATACAACGAAGAAGGGCGCGTGGTTCAAATACCCCACGATCTCTTCGGAAGGGACATGCCGTCGTTCAGGGTGCCGTCGTACCCGGTGAAAGTCCGCTATGGCCTGATCTGGATTTTTCCGGGTAATCCGGCGCTCGCCGATCAACGGCAGATTCCAGAGATACCGGAATTAAAAGGCGACCGGCAGTGGGCGTGCGTTCCGATCGATTTCAAGTGGCGGGCGCACCATTCGATGATCATTGATAACGTGAGCGACTTCACGCATGCTCACCTGCACCGCAAATACCGCCCCTTCATCGACGCAAAACTCATAAAGTGCGAGATGGTGGGCGAGAAGGTTTTCGTGAGCTATAACACGAGGATCGGGACCGGACGTTTCTCCGGTCTTTTTGTCGATCGTGATCGGGTCGATACGGATTTCATCGAGCTCTGCCACGACTACCCATACCAATGGTCGAATACAGGCGGAAAGATAAAGCACTGGTGCTTCGTATTGCCTATTGACGAGCGAACGAGCCGCGTGTTCTTTCTGTTTTATTTTGACGCGCTGAAAATTCCTTTCACCTCGTTACGCATTCCTCAATGGCTGATGAAGC
The genomic region above belongs to Terriglobia bacterium and contains:
- a CDS encoding aromatic ring-hydroxylating dioxygenase subunit alpha, producing MSTQPHLPAFHEARNPRQKARSAGLHPDYWYAVEYDAAVKPGRVVEVIFWNRSIALFRGMDGKLRALENRCAHRQLKLSAGEVEGCNLVCAYHGWGYNEEGRVVQIPHDLFGRDMPSFRVPSYPVKVRYGLIWIFPGNPALADQRQIPEIPELKGDRQWACVPIDFKWRAHHSMIIDNVSDFTHAHLHRKYRPFIDAKLIKCEMVGEKVFVSYNTRIGTGRFSGLFVDRDRVDTDFIELCHDYPYQWSNTGGKIKHWCFVLPIDERTSRVFFLFYFDALKIPFTSLRIPQWLMKPLLKIANEISIKPLLRQDGFAVEAEQQGYDTHFDAPLAELNPAVNLFQQLTIRKWEEHVASDRRS